One Solanum lycopersicum chromosome 2, SLM_r2.1 genomic region harbors:
- the LOC101268541 gene encoding uncharacterized protein At2g34460, chloroplastic gives MATATGLFFLKTSAFSITSKRPSVSLFVNKVHSFRLRAANIEESEIEGEEEVGISEKKKIFVAGATGNTGKRIVEQLLAKGFAVKAGVLDVDKAKSTLPGQNPDLQIVKADVTEGSVRLADAIGNDSDAVICATGFRRSLDFLAPWKVDNFGTVNLVEACRTLGVKRFLLVSSILVNGAAMGQLFNPAYVFLNVLGLTLIAKLQAEQYIRRSGINYTIIRPGGLKNDPPQGNIVMEQEDTLYEGSISRDQVAEVAVEALLHPESHYKVVEIVARTDAPKRSFKELFGSIKQQ, from the exons ATGGCTACTGCCACTGGTCTCTTCTTCCTTAAAACATCGGCCTTTTCTATCACCTCTAAACGGCCCtctgtttctctttttgtcaATAAAGTTCACTCTTTTCGGCTCAGAGCAGCAAAT ATAGAAGAAAGTGAAATTGAAGGAGAAGAGGAAGTGGGTATCagtgaaaagaagaaaatatttgttgCTGGTGCGACTGGGAACACTGGGAAGAGGATTGTTGAGCAGCTTCTGGCAAAGGGTTTTGCTGTTAAGGCTGGGGTTCTTGATGTTGATAAGGCTAAATCAACCTTACCGGGTCAAAACCCTGATCTTCAAATT GTGAAAGCGGATGTCACAGAGGGATCAGTAAGACTAGCTGATGCCATTGGGAATGATTCAGATGCAGTAATATGTGCTACAGGATTTCGGCGTTCACTGGATTTTTTGGCTCCATGGAAG GTTGATAACTTTGGCACAGTAAACCTTGTTGAAGCATGCCGAACACTTGGTGTTAAAAGATTCCTCCTCGTTAGTTCCATTCTGGTCAATGGAGCTGCAATGGGACAGTTGTTCAATCCAGCATATGTATTTCTCAATGTTCTTGGACTGACATTGATAGCAAAGCTCCAAGCAGAGCAATATATTCGAAGATCTGGCATCAATTACACAATAATAAGGCCTGGTGGGCTAAAAAACGATCCACCTCAAGGAAACATCGTAATGGAACAAGAG GATACCCTTTACGAAGGCTCGATATCTAGAGATCAGGTAGCTGAAGTAGCAGTTGAGGCACTACTCCATCCAGAATCTCATTACAAAGTCGTGGAGATAGTAGCTCGTACTGATGCCCCTAAACGTTCATTCAAGGAATTATTTGGTTCTATAAAACAGCAGTAG